GACGCCGTTCACGGTGATCGAACGCCGGATCCGGGCCGCGGCCGCCGGTGATTTCGTGGTCGCCTTCTACAACCCGGTCTCGCGCCGCCGACGCCATCAGCTGGCCCGCGCCCGCGAGATCCTGATCGAGGCGCGCGGCGGCGCCACCCCGGTGATCCTGGCCCGCAATCTGGGCCGGCCCGACGAGACGGTGACCATCACCGATCTGGACGGGCTGGCGGTCGATGCGGTGGACATGCTGACCCTGGTGATGGTCGGCGCCCGGGGTAGCCGGCGGCTGGAACTGGGGCAGGGCAGCCGGGTCTACACCCCCCGCGGCTATGGCAGCCGCGGCGAAGACAGTTTTGCAGATGCCGGTTTCGGCCGGACCGGATCAGGGGAGGCCGTGGCATGACGGTTCATTTCATCGGTGCCGGCCCCGGTGCGGCCGATCTGATCACCATCCGCGGCCGCGACCTGATCGCCGCCGCTCCGGTCTGCCTCTATGCCGGCTCTCTGGTGCCGGCCGAGGTGGTGGCCTGGGCACCGCAGGGCGCCCGGGTGGTCGACACCGCCCCGCTCACCCTCGACGAGATCGTGGACGAGATGCGGGCGGCGCATGAACGGGGCGAGGATGTCGCCCGGGTCCATTCCGGTGATCCCTCGATCTATGGGGCGACGGCCGAGCAGATGCGCCGGCTGAAGGCGCTGGGCATCCCCTTCGACGTGACGCCGGGCGTGCCCGCCTTTGCCGGTGCCGCCGCGGCGCTGCAAAGCGAGCTGACCCTGCCCGGCATCTCGCAGACGGTGATCGTGACCCGCACCGGCCATGCCTCGTCGCCCATGCCCGAAGGCGAGACGCTGGAAGAGCTGGGCCGGTCGCGGGCGACGCTGGCCATCCACCTGTCGATCCGCTTCCTGCCCCAGATCCACCGGACTCTGGCGCCCCATTACGGCGACGACTGCCCGGTGGTGGTGGTCTATCGGGCGACCTGGCCCGACCAGATGATCATCCGCGGCACGCTGGCCGATATCGCCGCACGGGTGCGTGCGGCCAAGATCACCCGCACCGCGCTGATCCTGGTCGGCCGGGTCTTCGAGCCCGGCGACTTCGCCGACAGTGCGCTTTATGATCCGGGACATGCGCATGTGCTGCGGCCGGT
The DNA window shown above is from Tistrella mobilis and carries:
- the cobM gene encoding precorrin-4 C(11)-methyltransferase, encoding MTVHFIGAGPGAADLITIRGRDLIAAAPVCLYAGSLVPAEVVAWAPQGARVVDTAPLTLDEIVDEMRAAHERGEDVARVHSGDPSIYGATAEQMRRLKALGIPFDVTPGVPAFAGAAAALQSELTLPGISQTVIVTRTGHASSPMPEGETLEELGRSRATLAIHLSIRFLPQIHRTLAPHYGDDCPVVVVYRATWPDQMIIRGTLADIAARVRAAKITRTALILVGRVFEPGDFADSALYDPGHAHVLRPVRAAPKRPRGSLPDPVAGAAPRVGDADILSR